Genomic segment of uncultured Desulfobacter sp.:
CGAGCGGGGCAGGGCGTTGGTCGACTATTATCAAAATGTGTTGCAGGAGGTGCAGCAAAAGGTTTCCGGCATTGCCGAAAAGAATAAAATACGGGTCTATTATGCTGAAAAAGAGAACGGGCTGGCCACCGATCCACCCGGTTCCTGTCATTCACAGTTGATTGAGGTGTGCGGCGGCATCAATGTTGCCCAATGTAAAATCGCATCCGGCCGGGGCATGACCCAGGTGACCATGGAGTCGGTACTGATGTGGCGCCCTGATATCATCATTACCACAAGCCCCGAATTTGTCCGGCATGCCTATGAAGATGAAACATGGAAAAAGGTACTCGCTGTCCAGGACCACCGAATCCATTGCGCCCCGCAGATGCCGTTTAACTGGTTCGACCGCCCGCCCGGGGTCAACCGCATCGTGGGCATCCCCTGGACAGCCCATGTGCTTTATCCAAAAATTTTTCCGGAAAACTGGGTCGAAACAAAGGTGAAGACCTTTTTCTCCCTGTTTTACCACTATGACCTAAGCGAAGCGGAACTCCTTTCGCTGGTGAGACGTTGAAATGGCAGCTTTGTTGTCAAAAGAAAATGAAGGA
This window contains:
- a CDS encoding ABC transporter substrate-binding protein, which gives rise to MIRKISVFISILMLTSLVPAGVRGVGPVAGFCREITDMAGRKVNIPENITKVLATSPPPSTFVYMIAPEKLGGWFFSPAGQAQKYIPEKFRHIPVLGWGRQVSNYEAYIAAKPDLVFTSYEPGTDASRVDLLQEKFGTIPVVCVDNTRDAVGYAQTLAFMGDILGVPERGRALVDYYQNVLQEVQQKVSGIAEKNKIRVYYAEKENGLATDPPGSCHSQLIEVCGGINVAQCKIASGRGMTQVTMESVLMWRPDIIITTSPEFVRHAYEDETWKKVLAVQDHRIHCAPQMPFNWFDRPPGVNRIVGIPWTAHVLYPKIFPENWVETKVKTFFSLFYHYDLSEAELLSLVRR